From Clupea harengus unplaced genomic scaffold, Ch_v2.0.2, whole genome shotgun sequence, the proteins below share one genomic window:
- the LOC122130571 gene encoding uncharacterized protein LOC122130571 — protein sequence MAERKLFKEKMEFHPPPPPMAVKGAVPNMLSFFTTPAFFWRPVGVMKALIRCPNTNCPAPPEYYLEKRGYGSYARQVYGLNFLYTLLTERLMCKHCLKLREEPSQTQADDEEDGAHRAQLQYTWQAYSPKILMNLAPAVRSMFPAIVQRLLQQGHDEWYVERRDLYQTLLYDAHTSAAGSSQQGILSFARAAGTYTLPIAPSPLPSARVLRRAHLILEMEKMPVYRDQILSTTGEILCIDGTRKILKKIYGDGQGTMQYVTSVLNEWGQFLTTVVVASESEGCYARMARGLVARFRRANAPAPKVVYADNNLQLKKSSRVRKRRSRLSRETTRLRTRVSACLLIQRRTR from the exons ATGGCCGAGAGGAAGCTCTTTAAGGAGAAGATGGAGTTCCACCCGCCCCCACCTCCTATGGCCGTCAAGGGAGCTGTGCCCAACATGCTCTCCTTCTTCACCACCCCTGCCTTCTTCTGGCGCCCGGTCGGCGTGATGAAGGCATTGATCCGCTGCCCCAACACCAACTGCCCCGCACCGCCAGAGTACTacctggagaagagagggtaCGGCAGCTACGCCAGGCAAGTGTACGGCTTGAACTTCCTTTACACCCTGCTGACCGAGAGGTTGATGTGCAAACACTGTCTCAAGCTGAGGGAGGAGCCGAGCCAGACGCAGGCGGACGACGAGGAGGACGGCGCCCACCGTGCCCAGCTGCAGTACACCTGGCAGGCGTACAGTCCGAAAATTCTGATGAACCTTGCCCCGGCCGTCAGAAGCATGTTCCCTGCCATA GTGCAGAGGCTGCTGCAGCAGGGCCACGACGAGTGGTACGTGGAGCGTCGGGACTTGTACCAGACTCTCCTGTACGATGCCCACACGTCGGCGGCTGGATCGTCTCAGCAAGGCATCCTGTCGTTTGCCAGAGCAGCCGGCACTTACACCCTTCCCATCGCCCCGTCTCCCCTTCCGTCTGCTCGGGTCCTGAGGCGTGCGCACCTGATCCTGGAGATGGAGAAGATGCCCGTGTACAGGGACCAAATCCTCAGTACGACTGGGGAAATCTTGTGCATCGACGGCACAAGGAAG ATTCTCAAGAAGATCTACGGCGACGGCCAGGGCACCATGCAGTACGTCACCAGCGTGCTGAATGAGTGGGGTCAGTTCTTGACCACAGTGGTGGTGGCGTCCGAGTCCGAGGGCTGCTACGCACGCATGGCCAGAGGTCTGGTCGCCCGCTTTCGCCGTGCCAACGCTCCTGCTCCAAAGGTGGTGTACGCGGACAACAATTTGCAGTTGAAGAAGAGCAGTCgcgtgaggaagaggaggagtcgGCTGAGCAGGGAGACGACGAGACTGCGGACGAGGGTCTCGGCATGTCTTCTGATACAGAGGAGGACCCGATAG
- the LOC122130572 gene encoding transcription factor Adf-1-like, whose translation MDDFILINEIEKRGQLYDHSDPKYKDKRQRDAGWRAVSEAVGITVVKCHGRWKDLRDQFSKKVQPRSGSAAGPQKEWKYSQALSFLVPHLQPRSSRSSLDQVDVEDWEALDLSHGEDVRDENDQHSQPDQHFQPGSSTSRPYNRPAARKRASAPAVSLEDRLLAMVQEPPQPMFHRVPQEEDEMLHFVWCHC comes from the exons atggatgactttatattaattaatgaaattgaaaaacGAGGACAGCTTTACGACCACAGTGACCCAAAATATAAGGACAAACGTCAAAGAGATGCCGGATGGAGGGCTGTTTCGGAGGCAGTTGGGATAACTG TTGTGAAGTGCCACGGTCGCTGGAAGGACCTAAGGGACCAATTTTCAAAAAAAGTTCAACCACGGAGTGGATCAGCAGCAGGACCCCAAAAGGAGTGGAAATACTCCCAAGCCCTTTCTTTCCTTGTTCCCCACCTTCAACCCAGGAG CTCTAGAAGCAGCCTAGACCAGGTTGATGTTGAAGATTGGGAGGCATTGGACCTGAGCCATGGAGAGGATGTGCGGGATGAAAACGACCAACACTCCCAACCAGATCAACATTTTCAACCTGGTTCTTCAACCAGCAGG CCCTACAACAGACCTGCCGCGCGCAAGAGGGCCTCAGCACCTGCAGTGTCATTGGAGGATAGGCTGCTGGCTATGGTACAGGAGCCTCCACAACCGATGTTTCATCGTGTGCcacaggaagaggatgagatgTTACATTTTGTCTGGTGCCATTGCTGA